From the genome of Delphinus delphis chromosome 8, mDelDel1.2, whole genome shotgun sequence, one region includes:
- the TSSC4 gene encoding U5 small nuclear ribonucleoprotein TSSC4 has protein sequence MAEAGDGQHSVGSGGAALSPHPVCLSDSDSDLSLLDDAEVEALSPRGLPGEAPGDSGPDEPPSPPRSFATAAVQPFHLRGTSPTFSQRSHDIFGGLEQAARRAPPSAAPAGPGDSGGFRQPLTLSSRPPAGGPSRATQNPAPLRVPPVPDYVAHPERWTKYSLEGVAEASKQSNRAAALAFLGPQSLAAPSGYVPSFNQDPSSCGEGRLIFSKPVRTGEARLEKRRVPRKAGEPDGSPHGIPGAAGGEGPVELAHLARPGSPEAEEWSRPRGRLQEVGAPEGEALAGSGASALPGEAVGFHSSRKRSRDHFRSKDSSPEAPGADV, from the coding sequence ATGGCTGAGGCAGGGGACGGCCAGCACTCCGTTGGCTCCGGGGGTGCCGCTCTGTCTCCCCACCCCGTCTGCCTCAGCGACTCGGACTCCGACCTCAGCCTGCTCGACGATGCTGAAGTGGAAGCTCTGTCTCCCAGGGGGCTGCCCGGGGAGGCCCCGGGGGATTCGGGCCCCGATGAGCCCCCCTCGCCCCCCAGGAGCTTCGCCACAGCGGCGGTGCAGCCCTTCCACCTGAGAGGCACGAGCCCCACCTTCTCCCAGCGCAGCCACGACATCTTCGGCGGCCTGGAGCAGGCAGCCAGGCGGGCTCCGCCCTCTGCGGCCCCAGCCGGCCCTGGCGACAGTGGGGGCTTCCGGCAGCCGCTGACACTCTCCAGCCGGCCTCCAGCCGGGGGCCCGAGCAGGGCCACTCAGAATCCCGCTCCCCTGAGGGTGCCCCCCGTTCCTGACTACGTGGCCCACCCTGAGCGCTGGACCAAGTACAGCCTGGAGGGTGTGGCTGAGGCCAGCAAACAGAGCAACCGGGCCGCCGCCCTGGCCTTCCTGGGCCCCCAGAGCCTGGCCGCCCCCAGCGGCTACGTGCCCTCCTTCAACCAGGACCCCTCTAGCTGTGGGGAGGGCCGGCTCATCTTCTCCAAACCGGTGCGAACCGGCGAGGCCCGGCTTGAGAAGAGGAGGGTCCCGAGGAAGGCAGGGGAGCCGGATGGGAGCCCCCACGGGATcccgggggcggcggggggcgagGGCCCCGTGGAGCTGGCCCACCTGGCCAGGCCCGGGAGCCCGGAGGCCGAGGAGTGGAGCAGACCCCGGGGGCGCCTGCAGGAGGTGGGTGCACCCGAGGGGGAGGCCCTCGCGGGGTCTGGGGCCAGCGCCCTGCCAGGGGAGGCGGTGGGCTTCCACAGCAGCAGGAAGCGGAGCAGGGACCACTTCCGGAGCAAGGACAGCAGCCCCGAGGCCCCAGGCGCGGACGTCTGA